In a single window of the Drosophila subpulchrella strain 33 F10 #4 breed RU33 chromosome X, RU_Dsub_v1.1 Primary Assembly, whole genome shotgun sequence genome:
- the LOC119556347 gene encoding transmembrane protein 68 — MEFLENLYKTLQSLLSSYIDLDYSLWLYRFLTPLIVTFLLPLVFVALIYISFLVLFIYKLHRQVIMRAVQGDRNFWRVGRKIVAAIWDAHARIYHGYEVIGLENVPQEGPALIVYYHGAIPIDMYYLNSRMLLQRERLIYTIGDRFLFKLPGWGTISEAFHVSPGTVQSCVSILRDGNLLAISPGGVYEAQFGDHYYELLWRNRVGFAKVAIEAKAPIIPCFTQNLREGFRQVGIFRTFFMRLYNKVRIPVYPIYGGFPVKFRTYLGKPIPYDESLTPQDLQIKVATAIEDLINQHQRLPGSILLALLDRLPSFRRRLKKKDE; from the exons ATGGAATTTCTGGAGAACCTGTACAAAACGCTGCAAAGCCTGCTGT CCTCCTACATCGATTTGGATTACTCGCTATGGCTTTACCGCTTCCTCACCCCCCTGATTGTCACCTTTCTGCTGCCCCTCGTCTTCGTGGCCCTCATCTACATTTCCTTTCTGGTGCTTTTTATCTACAAGTTGCACAG GCAGGTGATAATGCGCGCGGTGCAGGGCGACCGCAACTTCTGGCGGGTCGGTCGGAAGATTGTGGCTGCCATCTGGGATGCACACGCGCGGATCTACCACGGCTACGAGGTGATCGGCCTGGAGAACGTGCCGCAGGAGGGTCCGGCGCTGATTGTCTACTACCATGGGGCCATACCCATCGACATGTACTACCTCAACTCGAGGATGTTGTTGCAGCGCGAGCGCTTGATATACACCATTGGGGATCGCTTCCTGTTCAAGCTGCCTGGCTGGGGCACCATTTCGGAGGCATTTCACGTCAGTCCCGGCACAGTGCAATCCTGCGTGAGCATCTTACGGGATGGCAATCTACTGGCCATTTCCCCAGGCGGCGTCTATGAGGCACAGTTCGGGGATCATTACTACGAGTTGCTGTGGCGAAATCGCGTAGGATTCGCCAAGGTGGCTATCGAGGCCAAGGCACCGATCATTCCTTGCTTCACGCAGAATCTGCGAGAGGGCTTCCGCCAGGTGGGCATCTTCCGGACGTTCTTCATGCGGCTGTACAACAAGGTGCGCATTCCTGTGTATCCCATCTACGGGGGATTCCCCGTCAAGTTTCGCACCTATTTGGGCAAGCCCATTCCCTACGATGAGAGCCTAACGCCGCAGGATCTGCAAATAAAG GTGGCCACCGCCATCGAGGATCTGATCAATCAGCACCAGCGATTGCCCGGCAGCATTTTGCTGGCCCTCCTGGATCGCCTGCCCTCGTTCAGGAGACGCCTTAAGAAGAAGGACGAGTGA
- the LOC119557026 gene encoding kinesin-associated protein 3 isoform X1: MQFVLLLIFQIISGLVLLPIVIHYVYYIINAIAGDLSEQKRGQREQQLQKSPSRPPPPPPLVINNLTNYSCRSAPLPLPLTTKTTTATTMQTNDDAKFIKKRWKGGSIEPHPTDKALIVNYQLEATVFGEPNNPMIEEKKHCQKIIRLRSLNAKTDPAALAREVVEKCDLIHKSQLNDVEQIIFYLKNRKDNASNGKKSDIPDNNTHSRRSAALHTAHTRSSARSHSSVAAMTSSTGSGSGSTGATNGVSNALSAATPTADVSINNIDEYVELLYEELGERIRGSAMILQMARNPDNLEELEKNEACLSALSRVLREDWRKSLDLSTNIIYIFFCFSTYTKFHPLIVQYKIGSLCMDVIDYELRRYETMRNELDVRKQPNGSSTPHSAKASKEKLNRSTDDFLDIMNEEKPKEMEPPRRRIPELKQRPKSGNWSSFHGSMSSSLIKSQILNSSYHEALCAGGSPAGDPPAVPAELKAQSNESLDRNDPKVKKEEIDRLNKQLKIFAKKQEQLLRVAFYLLLNMAENVKLEEKMRRKHIVKMLVKALDRQNIDLLMLVSTFLKKLSIVGDNKDEMGALNIVAKLPRLFQSTHTDLVQVTLKLVFNLSFDGGLRRKMIAAGFLPMLVMFINDEKHHGIAVKILYHMSLDDKVKGMFTQTECVQMATDAIILNLNVKVDLDLIALCINLSLNRRNAQIMVEGQRLHSLMDRAFKYQDALLMKLLRNLSQHESLQLQFIDYVGDLARILTICDDEAFIVECLGILGNLALTDLDYSQILQNFQLIPWIRQLLVPCSRMDDLVLDTIVYLGTCACDELCALLFCRAKVVISLIELLKAKQEDDEIVLQIIFVFQQILRHESTREYMIKETESPAYLIDLMHDKNEEIRKVCDYCLDIIAISDSEWAKRIKLEKFRNHNSQWLCMVESQQDQDNEQDYADQEDECDNDLDTYLRSEYLDNCDLYNDNADNESNSNSNHSNNNPASPAMSTYSRPLSTYRRSQDLDDLYNMTSSSKSQGSSDNNFMFKSNKSLDADGLHEELLMA; encoded by the exons ATGcaatttgttttgttattaATTTTCCAAATTATCTCGGGCTTGGTGCTGCTGCCAATTGTGATCCACTACGTTTATTACATAATAAATGCGATTGCCGGCGACCTGAGCGAGCAAAAGAGAGGGCAAAGAGAGCAGCAGCTGCAAAAGAGCCCCAGTCGCCCCCCGCCGCCACCCCCACTTGTCATAAACAATTTGACAAATTATTCCTGCCGTTCTGCGCCTCTTCCTCTTCCGCTAACAACAAaaaccacaacagcaacaacaatgcaaACAAACGATGACGCCAAGTTTATTAAAAA gaGGTGGAAAGGCGGATCCATCGAACCGCATCCCACGGATAAGGCGCTGATTGTGAACTACCAACTGGAGGCCACCGTCTTCGGGGAGCCCAACAACCCGATGATCGAGGAAAAGAAG CACTGTCAAAAAATCATTAGACTCCGCTCGCTGAACGCCAAAACGGATCCAGCGGCCCTGGCCCGCGAAGTGGTGGAGAAATGCGATCTCATCCACAAGTCCCAGCTGAATGACGTTGAGCAGATAATCTTCTACCTGAAGAATCGCAAGGACAATGCCAGCAATGGTAAGAAATCGG ATATTCCGGATAACAACACTCACAGCCGGCGGTCGGCGGCGCTTCATACCGCGCACACACGCTCCTCCGCCCGATCGCACAGCAGTGTGGCGGCCATGACCAGCAGCACTGGGAGCGGATCAGGATCCACAGGAGCCACCAATGGTGTGTCCAATGCATTGAGTGCCGCCACGCCCACAGCGGATGTGTCCATCAACAATATCGATGAGTATGTGGAGCTGCTGTACGAGGAGCTGGGCGAACGCATTAGGGGCTCAGCCATGATCCTACAGATGGCGCGAAATCCAGATAATCTTGAGGAGCTGGAAAAGAATG AAGCCTGCCTCAGCGCCTTGTCACGTGTTCTGCGCGAGGACTGGCGCAAATCCCTGGATCTCTCCACCAACATAATCTACATATTCTTCTGCTTCTCCACATACACCAAGTTCCATCCTCTCATTGTGCAATATAAG ATTGGATCGCTTTGCATGGATGTGATTGACTACGAACTGCGTCGGTATGAGACGATGCGGAATGAGCTGGATGTGCGCAAGCAGCCCAATGGATCCTCCACTCCGCACTCGGCGAAGGCCAGCAAGGAGAAGTTGAACCGCAGCACTGACGACTTCCTGGACATTATGAACGAGGAGAAGCCCAAGGAGATGGAGCCACCGCGTCGTCGCATTCCGGAGCTAAAGCAGCGTCCCAAGTCTGGCAATTGGAGCAGCTTTCATGGCTCCATGTCGTCGTCGCTTATCAAAAGCCAGATCCTGAACAGCAGCTACCACGAGGCTCTCTGTGCCGGCGGCTCACCTGCCGGCGATCCTCCAGCTGTGCCCGCTGAACTCAAGGCCCAGAGCAACGAGTCGCTGGACAGGAACGATCCCAAGGTCAAGAAGGAGGAAATCGACCGGCTGAACAAGCAGCTAAAGATCTTTGCCAAGAAGCAGGAGCAACTGCTGCGCGTGGCCTTCTATCTGCTGTTGAACATGGCAGAGAATGTGAAGCTGGAGGAGAAGATGCGGCGCAAGCACATTGTTAAGATGTTGGTGAAGGCGTTGGATCGCCAGAATATCGATCTCCTGATGCTCGTCAGCACGTTCCTCAAGAAGCTATCGATTGTCGGTGACAACAAGGACGAGATGGGCGCGCTCAACATTGTGGCCAAGCTGCCACGATTGTTCCAGAGCACGCACACGGATCTGGTGCAGGTCACCTTGAAGCTGGTCTTCAATCTCTCCTTCGACGGCGGGCTGCGTCGCAAGATGATCGCCGCCGGCTTTCTGCCCATGCTGGTGATGTTCATCAACGATGAGAAGCATCACGGCATTGCTGTGAAGATACTCTATCACATGAGCTTGGATGACAAAGTCAAGGGCATGTTCACGCAAACGGAGTGCGTGCAAATGGCCACGGATGCCATTATCCTAAACCTTAATGTTAAAGTCGATCTGGATCTCATTGCCTTGTGCATTAATCTATCGCTTAATCGCCGAAATGCCCAGATTATGGTGGAGGGCCAAAGGTTGCATAGCCTGATGGATCGGGCCTTCAAGTACCAGGATGCCTTGCTGATGAAGCTGCTGAGAAATCTCTCGCAGCACGAATCCCTGCAGCTGCAGTTCATCGACTATGTGGGCGATTTGGCACGCATTTTGACCATCTGCGATGACGAGGCTTTCATTGTGGAGTGTCTGGGCATTTTGGGTAACCTGGCCCTGACCGATTTGGATTACTCGCAGATCTTGCAGAACTTCCAGCTGATACCATGGATCCGCCAGCTGTTGGTGCCCTGCTCCCGCATGGATGACCTTGTGCTGGACACCATCGTTTACCTGGGCACCTGTGCCTGCGACGAGTTGTGTGCTCTGCTGTTTTGTCGCGCCAAAGTGGTTATATCGCTGATTGAACTGCTGAAGGCCAAGCAGGAGGATGATGAGATTGTGCTGCAGATCATCTTTGTGTTCCAGCAGATACTGCGGCACGAGAGCACCAGGGAGTACATGATCAAGGAGACAGAATCGCCGGCCTATCTGATCGATCTGATGCACGACAAGAACGAGGAGATCCGCAAGGTGTGCGACTATTGCTTGGACATTATTGCCATAAGTGACAGCGAGTGGGCCAAGCGCATCAAG CTGGAGAAGTTCCGCAACCACAACTCGCAGTGGCTGTGCATGGTGGAGTCGCAGCAGGATCAGGACAATGAGCAGGACTATGCCGACCAGGAGGACGAGTGCGACAACGACCTGGACACGTATCTGCGCTCCGAGTACTTGGACAATTGCGATCTCTATAACGACAATGCCGACAATGAGAgtaacagcaacagcaatcaCAGTAACAACAATCCGGCCAGCCCGGCCATGTCCACCTACAGCAGGCCCCTCAGCAC
- the LOC119557026 gene encoding kinesin-associated protein 3 isoform X2, which translates to MQFVLLLIFQIISGLVLLPIVIHYVYYIINAIAGDLSEQKRGQREQQLQKSPSRPPPPPPLVINNLTNYSCRSAPLPLPLTTKTTTATTMQTNDDAKFIKKRWKGGSIEPHPTDKALIVNYQLEATVFGEPNNPMIEEKKHCQKIIRLRSLNAKTDPAALAREVVEKCDLIHKSQLNDVEQIIFYLKNRKDNASNDIPDNNTHSRRSAALHTAHTRSSARSHSSVAAMTSSTGSGSGSTGATNGVSNALSAATPTADVSINNIDEYVELLYEELGERIRGSAMILQMARNPDNLEELEKNEACLSALSRVLREDWRKSLDLSTNIIYIFFCFSTYTKFHPLIVQYKIGSLCMDVIDYELRRYETMRNELDVRKQPNGSSTPHSAKASKEKLNRSTDDFLDIMNEEKPKEMEPPRRRIPELKQRPKSGNWSSFHGSMSSSLIKSQILNSSYHEALCAGGSPAGDPPAVPAELKAQSNESLDRNDPKVKKEEIDRLNKQLKIFAKKQEQLLRVAFYLLLNMAENVKLEEKMRRKHIVKMLVKALDRQNIDLLMLVSTFLKKLSIVGDNKDEMGALNIVAKLPRLFQSTHTDLVQVTLKLVFNLSFDGGLRRKMIAAGFLPMLVMFINDEKHHGIAVKILYHMSLDDKVKGMFTQTECVQMATDAIILNLNVKVDLDLIALCINLSLNRRNAQIMVEGQRLHSLMDRAFKYQDALLMKLLRNLSQHESLQLQFIDYVGDLARILTICDDEAFIVECLGILGNLALTDLDYSQILQNFQLIPWIRQLLVPCSRMDDLVLDTIVYLGTCACDELCALLFCRAKVVISLIELLKAKQEDDEIVLQIIFVFQQILRHESTREYMIKETESPAYLIDLMHDKNEEIRKVCDYCLDIIAISDSEWAKRIKLEKFRNHNSQWLCMVESQQDQDNEQDYADQEDECDNDLDTYLRSEYLDNCDLYNDNADNESNSNSNHSNNNPASPAMSTYSRPLSTYRRSQDLDDLYNMTSSSKSQGSSDNNFMFKSNKSLDADGLHEELLMA; encoded by the exons ATGcaatttgttttgttattaATTTTCCAAATTATCTCGGGCTTGGTGCTGCTGCCAATTGTGATCCACTACGTTTATTACATAATAAATGCGATTGCCGGCGACCTGAGCGAGCAAAAGAGAGGGCAAAGAGAGCAGCAGCTGCAAAAGAGCCCCAGTCGCCCCCCGCCGCCACCCCCACTTGTCATAAACAATTTGACAAATTATTCCTGCCGTTCTGCGCCTCTTCCTCTTCCGCTAACAACAAaaaccacaacagcaacaacaatgcaaACAAACGATGACGCCAAGTTTATTAAAAA gaGGTGGAAAGGCGGATCCATCGAACCGCATCCCACGGATAAGGCGCTGATTGTGAACTACCAACTGGAGGCCACCGTCTTCGGGGAGCCCAACAACCCGATGATCGAGGAAAAGAAG CACTGTCAAAAAATCATTAGACTCCGCTCGCTGAACGCCAAAACGGATCCAGCGGCCCTGGCCCGCGAAGTGGTGGAGAAATGCGATCTCATCCACAAGTCCCAGCTGAATGACGTTGAGCAGATAATCTTCTACCTGAAGAATCGCAAGGACAATGCCAGCAATG ATATTCCGGATAACAACACTCACAGCCGGCGGTCGGCGGCGCTTCATACCGCGCACACACGCTCCTCCGCCCGATCGCACAGCAGTGTGGCGGCCATGACCAGCAGCACTGGGAGCGGATCAGGATCCACAGGAGCCACCAATGGTGTGTCCAATGCATTGAGTGCCGCCACGCCCACAGCGGATGTGTCCATCAACAATATCGATGAGTATGTGGAGCTGCTGTACGAGGAGCTGGGCGAACGCATTAGGGGCTCAGCCATGATCCTACAGATGGCGCGAAATCCAGATAATCTTGAGGAGCTGGAAAAGAATG AAGCCTGCCTCAGCGCCTTGTCACGTGTTCTGCGCGAGGACTGGCGCAAATCCCTGGATCTCTCCACCAACATAATCTACATATTCTTCTGCTTCTCCACATACACCAAGTTCCATCCTCTCATTGTGCAATATAAG ATTGGATCGCTTTGCATGGATGTGATTGACTACGAACTGCGTCGGTATGAGACGATGCGGAATGAGCTGGATGTGCGCAAGCAGCCCAATGGATCCTCCACTCCGCACTCGGCGAAGGCCAGCAAGGAGAAGTTGAACCGCAGCACTGACGACTTCCTGGACATTATGAACGAGGAGAAGCCCAAGGAGATGGAGCCACCGCGTCGTCGCATTCCGGAGCTAAAGCAGCGTCCCAAGTCTGGCAATTGGAGCAGCTTTCATGGCTCCATGTCGTCGTCGCTTATCAAAAGCCAGATCCTGAACAGCAGCTACCACGAGGCTCTCTGTGCCGGCGGCTCACCTGCCGGCGATCCTCCAGCTGTGCCCGCTGAACTCAAGGCCCAGAGCAACGAGTCGCTGGACAGGAACGATCCCAAGGTCAAGAAGGAGGAAATCGACCGGCTGAACAAGCAGCTAAAGATCTTTGCCAAGAAGCAGGAGCAACTGCTGCGCGTGGCCTTCTATCTGCTGTTGAACATGGCAGAGAATGTGAAGCTGGAGGAGAAGATGCGGCGCAAGCACATTGTTAAGATGTTGGTGAAGGCGTTGGATCGCCAGAATATCGATCTCCTGATGCTCGTCAGCACGTTCCTCAAGAAGCTATCGATTGTCGGTGACAACAAGGACGAGATGGGCGCGCTCAACATTGTGGCCAAGCTGCCACGATTGTTCCAGAGCACGCACACGGATCTGGTGCAGGTCACCTTGAAGCTGGTCTTCAATCTCTCCTTCGACGGCGGGCTGCGTCGCAAGATGATCGCCGCCGGCTTTCTGCCCATGCTGGTGATGTTCATCAACGATGAGAAGCATCACGGCATTGCTGTGAAGATACTCTATCACATGAGCTTGGATGACAAAGTCAAGGGCATGTTCACGCAAACGGAGTGCGTGCAAATGGCCACGGATGCCATTATCCTAAACCTTAATGTTAAAGTCGATCTGGATCTCATTGCCTTGTGCATTAATCTATCGCTTAATCGCCGAAATGCCCAGATTATGGTGGAGGGCCAAAGGTTGCATAGCCTGATGGATCGGGCCTTCAAGTACCAGGATGCCTTGCTGATGAAGCTGCTGAGAAATCTCTCGCAGCACGAATCCCTGCAGCTGCAGTTCATCGACTATGTGGGCGATTTGGCACGCATTTTGACCATCTGCGATGACGAGGCTTTCATTGTGGAGTGTCTGGGCATTTTGGGTAACCTGGCCCTGACCGATTTGGATTACTCGCAGATCTTGCAGAACTTCCAGCTGATACCATGGATCCGCCAGCTGTTGGTGCCCTGCTCCCGCATGGATGACCTTGTGCTGGACACCATCGTTTACCTGGGCACCTGTGCCTGCGACGAGTTGTGTGCTCTGCTGTTTTGTCGCGCCAAAGTGGTTATATCGCTGATTGAACTGCTGAAGGCCAAGCAGGAGGATGATGAGATTGTGCTGCAGATCATCTTTGTGTTCCAGCAGATACTGCGGCACGAGAGCACCAGGGAGTACATGATCAAGGAGACAGAATCGCCGGCCTATCTGATCGATCTGATGCACGACAAGAACGAGGAGATCCGCAAGGTGTGCGACTATTGCTTGGACATTATTGCCATAAGTGACAGCGAGTGGGCCAAGCGCATCAAG CTGGAGAAGTTCCGCAACCACAACTCGCAGTGGCTGTGCATGGTGGAGTCGCAGCAGGATCAGGACAATGAGCAGGACTATGCCGACCAGGAGGACGAGTGCGACAACGACCTGGACACGTATCTGCGCTCCGAGTACTTGGACAATTGCGATCTCTATAACGACAATGCCGACAATGAGAgtaacagcaacagcaatcaCAGTAACAACAATCCGGCCAGCCCGGCCATGTCCACCTACAGCAGGCCCCTCAGCAC